From a region of the Nitrospira sp. genome:
- a CDS encoding DNA-3-methyladenine glycosylase I, whose amino-acid sequence MTVSDEKTRCSWVGVKPHLIRYHDEEWSVPVHDDCKHFEMLVLEGAQAGLTWETILLRREGYRKAFVGFDPVEVARFTPQGKTTLLKDAGIIRNRLKIEAAVTNAQAFLAVQKEFGSFDRYVWRFVDGKAKINRWKNQKEIPATTAESDALSKDLKQRDFRFVGSTIIYAYMQAVGLVNDHTYECFLAGRAISEGALL is encoded by the coding sequence ATGACCGTATCAGACGAAAAGACTCGGTGTAGCTGGGTCGGGGTGAAGCCACATCTCATTCGCTACCATGATGAGGAATGGAGTGTGCCGGTGCATGACGATTGCAAACATTTTGAGATGCTTGTGCTCGAAGGGGCTCAGGCTGGTCTGACATGGGAGACGATTCTGCTGCGTCGAGAAGGATATCGCAAAGCCTTTGTCGGATTTGATCCAGTCGAAGTTGCTCGGTTTACACCTCAGGGAAAGACTACACTGCTGAAAGACGCGGGCATTATCCGCAATCGATTGAAGATCGAGGCGGCCGTGACAAACGCGCAAGCCTTTCTGGCCGTGCAGAAGGAGTTTGGATCATTTGACCGCTATGTCTGGCGATTCGTCGATGGCAAGGCGAAGATCAATCGGTGGAAAAATCAGAAAGAAATTCCTGCCACGACGGCTGAAAGTGATGCACTATCGAAGGACCTAAAACAACGAGACTTCCGATTTGTGGGCAGTACGATTATCTATGCCTATATGCAGGCAGTCGGGCTGGTGAATGACCATACCTATGAGTGTTTTTTGGCGGGAAGGGCAATCAGTGAAGGTGCGCTTCTTTAA
- a CDS encoding DUF1059 domain-containing protein — translation MADKQYKQLGCLDVQPSGGCGFQVRAETESELMQLVATHAKQCHKLDSMPPEMAAQVKAAIKTVPVTV, via the coding sequence ATGGCAGACAAACAGTACAAACAGCTTGGATGTCTGGACGTGCAACCGTCGGGCGGCTGCGGATTCCAGGTGCGGGCGGAGACGGAATCGGAACTGATGCAGTTGGTCGCCACCCACGCCAAGCAATGTCATAAGCTGGATTCGATGCCACCGGAAATGGCCGCCCAAGTGAAGGCCGCGATCAAGACCGTGCCCGTCACCGTCTGA
- a CDS encoding methyltransferase domain-containing protein, producing MAAPSPEQVIDSQRQDWNRVAGGWEKWDRFFDEQMAFLNHRLLGDARLRSGLRVLDLGSGTGYPALLAAQTVGVNGSVVGIDLAEHMLTVAERKAKQLRFQNVTFRVGDATTLPFESASFGAVTSRFCLMFLPEIPKAAAEIARVLKPGGWVATAVWSAPEKNPSIGLSMAAVKQVIDLPPTDPMAPGIFRLAQPGELAGMLERAGLTDITDQEFLGEWSYGSTDEYYTSLIEIAAPVQNLMATLSEAQRQEVKRLIIQAASQFQRGARITFPIAVRMVAGRKPG from the coding sequence ATGGCAGCGCCATCACCTGAGCAAGTCATCGATAGCCAACGACAAGACTGGAACCGCGTCGCAGGCGGCTGGGAGAAGTGGGATCGCTTCTTCGATGAACAGATGGCATTCCTGAATCACCGACTCCTGGGCGACGCCAGGCTGCGCAGCGGTCTTCGCGTGTTGGATCTTGGATCAGGCACCGGCTATCCGGCACTCCTCGCCGCTCAGACAGTTGGAGTAAATGGAAGCGTGGTGGGCATCGACCTCGCCGAACACATGCTCACCGTAGCCGAGAGAAAGGCCAAGCAATTGAGGTTTCAGAACGTGACGTTCAGAGTCGGCGATGCGACAACCCTCCCGTTCGAGTCCGCTTCCTTCGGCGCCGTCACCAGTCGCTTCTGTCTCATGTTTCTCCCAGAAATTCCCAAAGCTGCTGCAGAAATTGCGCGTGTCCTGAAGCCGGGAGGCTGGGTCGCGACAGCCGTCTGGTCCGCTCCGGAAAAGAACCCCTCGATCGGCCTCTCAATGGCAGCCGTCAAGCAGGTCATCGACCTTCCGCCGACGGACCCGATGGCGCCAGGCATCTTCCGTCTCGCTCAGCCCGGCGAGCTGGCCGGCATGTTGGAGAGAGCCGGCCTCACAGACATCACGGACCAGGAATTTCTTGGGGAATGGTCCTACGGCTCAACCGATGAATATTATACGAGCCTGATTGAAATCGCGGCCCCGGTCCAAAATCTCATGGCGACGCTGTCGGAAGCACAACGACAAGAGGTGAAACGTCTTATCATCCAAGCTGCTTCGCAGTTCCAGCGTGGGGCCCGCATCACGTTTCCGATTGCCGTGCGGATGGTCGCGGGACGCAAGCCCGGATGA
- a CDS encoding TfoX/Sxy family protein has translation MPTKNDGFKDFILDQLAELNGVAARAMFGGYGLYQRVRFFGIIHKGRLYFKVTVATVPSYKKQGMKPFRPNAKQTLKSFYEVPIEVIEDAEVLTHWATAAVKG, from the coding sequence ATGCCGACGAAAAACGACGGCTTCAAAGACTTCATTCTGGATCAGCTGGCGGAGCTGAACGGAGTGGCTGCACGCGCCATGTTCGGCGGGTACGGTCTCTATCAGCGAGTCAGGTTTTTCGGCATCATTCATAAGGGGCGCCTGTACTTCAAAGTTACGGTGGCCACAGTGCCTTCCTACAAGAAACAGGGCATGAAACCATTCCGCCCAAACGCTAAACAAACACTCAAATCCTTTTATGAGGTACCGATTGAGGTGATCGAAGATGCGGAAGTCTTGACTCATTGGGCGACGGCAGCAGTCAAGGGATGA
- a CDS encoding DUF488 domain-containing protein, whose translation MSQVLWTIGHSTRPIDEFVSLLKVHGIKQLIDVRTVPRSRHNPQFNTETLAQSLARAAIHYRHAGNLGGLRKPRKDSINAGWRNASFRGYADYMQTEQFGEALEELMAYSTSKKTVIMCAEAVPWRCHRSLIADALVTRDWDVRHIMSGTKADRHRLTSFATVENGFLCYRG comes from the coding sequence ATGTCCCAAGTTCTCTGGACCATCGGCCATTCAACAAGACCGATCGATGAATTCGTATCGCTTCTGAAAGTACATGGCATCAAGCAGCTCATCGATGTACGGACTGTTCCTCGCTCACGTCATAATCCGCAATTCAACACCGAGACATTGGCGCAGAGCTTGGCTCGTGCTGCCATTCACTATCGGCATGCAGGCAATCTCGGTGGCTTGCGCAAGCCCAGGAAGGATTCCATCAACGCCGGCTGGCGAAATGCGAGCTTCCGAGGCTACGCAGATTACATGCAGACAGAACAGTTTGGCGAAGCGCTAGAAGAGCTTATGGCGTATAGCACGAGCAAGAAGACAGTGATCATGTGCGCCGAAGCAGTCCCCTGGCGCTGCCATCGGTCCTTGATCGCCGACGCGTTAGTGACGAGGGACTGGGATGTCCGACATATCATGTCGGGGACGAAAGCAGACCGACATCGGCTGACGTCCTTCGCTACGGTTGAGAATGGGTTCTTGTGCTATAGGGGGTGA
- a CDS encoding DUF6519 domain-containing protein has translation MKGDFSRLTFDKEKQFSRVFMQQGRVQLDADWNEQDAIFLDSIRTLTADVIGPHGGATDTSFKIEPGEKGFVIRQGRYYVQGIGCINDDAQAYDHQKNYPLSESEKIKAGLYLVYVDVWERHVSAAEDDHIREVALGGAETTSRGQVIWQVKTLRLDDKDADHVRSQKRALQCMETAEAIWPRNPQKVQEARKGFADHAQRLMEGRVRHKGNVRLRASVSDTNDQAETGYRGVENQLYRVEIHKGVVGESGGATFKWSRENGSVTFPIQTMDGLNVTLSYFGSDSRGGLNIDDWVEIVDDRDVLKGVPGVLHQIENIDARGTDTLITLKDNAGPTRQYGEQDPYHPVLRRWDHSDRNGELNDGAVLVREKGTDDVWIEIEDGIEIQFSGQTNGKTMEYRSGDYWLIPARAATSDIEWPQTIDGKGKSIPAEQEPFGIDHHYAPLAFITSEDDGRVCVEHDCRYVITPIGLPVGPPLKPPVGLDVLALTLAGALLGVLWFAGEYLPKYLPIGTDVFLRLVIYIGIGGIFGFVLSSLYNVFLRWLTPSRQPSE, from the coding sequence ATGAAAGGTGATTTCTCTCGACTGACCTTCGATAAAGAGAAACAGTTCTCGCGCGTGTTCATGCAGCAGGGGCGTGTTCAGCTTGATGCGGATTGGAATGAACAAGACGCTATTTTCTTGGATTCGATACGCACGTTGACTGCGGATGTGATCGGACCGCATGGAGGCGCGACGGATACTAGTTTCAAGATTGAGCCCGGTGAAAAGGGCTTCGTCATTAGGCAGGGGCGCTATTATGTCCAGGGAATAGGATGCATAAATGATGACGCCCAAGCGTACGACCACCAGAAGAATTATCCTCTTTCTGAGTCCGAGAAGATCAAAGCCGGATTGTATTTGGTCTATGTGGATGTCTGGGAGCGTCATGTGTCAGCCGCAGAGGATGATCACATTCGTGAGGTGGCGCTTGGCGGTGCTGAGACGACATCACGTGGACAGGTCATTTGGCAAGTCAAGACTCTTCGGCTCGACGACAAGGATGCCGACCATGTTCGCTCGCAAAAGAGAGCCTTGCAGTGCATGGAAACGGCTGAAGCGATATGGCCGCGCAATCCTCAGAAAGTCCAGGAGGCCAGAAAGGGGTTTGCAGATCACGCTCAGAGGCTAATGGAGGGTCGAGTACGACATAAGGGCAATGTGCGACTCCGCGCGTCAGTATCAGATACCAATGATCAGGCAGAAACAGGATACCGCGGCGTAGAGAATCAACTCTACCGTGTGGAGATTCATAAGGGAGTTGTCGGGGAGTCTGGGGGAGCCACTTTCAAATGGTCGCGAGAAAACGGTTCCGTCACTTTTCCTATTCAAACGATGGACGGACTGAACGTCACCTTAAGCTACTTTGGAAGCGATAGCCGAGGGGGATTGAACATCGATGATTGGGTCGAGATCGTAGATGATCGAGATGTCCTCAAAGGGGTTCCTGGAGTTTTGCATCAAATAGAAAACATCGACGCGAGAGGGACGGATACGCTTATAACACTCAAGGACAATGCTGGGCCTACACGTCAGTATGGTGAGCAAGATCCCTACCATCCAGTACTGCGCCGGTGGGACCACAGCGATCGTAATGGGGAGCTGAATGACGGCGCTGTTCTCGTGCGGGAGAAAGGGACTGACGATGTCTGGATCGAGATCGAGGACGGCATCGAGATCCAATTTAGTGGCCAGACTAATGGGAAAACGATGGAGTATAGGAGCGGAGACTATTGGTTGATTCCAGCCAGAGCGGCGACAAGTGATATTGAGTGGCCCCAGACTATTGATGGGAAGGGTAAATCGATTCCTGCCGAGCAGGAACCATTCGGAATTGACCATCACTATGCGCCGCTCGCTTTTATAACTTCTGAAGATGATGGACGAGTTTGTGTCGAGCACGATTGTCGATATGTTATCACCCCCATTGGGCTTCCTGTAGGACCTCCACTGAAGCCCCCGGTTGGTCTTGATGTTCTCGCACTGACTCTTGCTGGAGCTTTGCTTGGGGTACTGTGGTTCGCAGGTGAATATTTGCCGAAATATTTGCCTATAGGAACGGATGTTTTCTTACGATTGGTTATCTATATAGGCATCGGGGGCATCTTCGGGTTTGTCCTCTCCAGCCTGTACAATGTATTTCTCCGGTGGTTAACGCCGTCGCGGCAACCGTCTGAATGA
- a CDS encoding putative baseplate assembly protein: MTEPKDCWEPAETLTPLSVSNRSGLNSLRYRVGTHSAFLASMKAALSRRGFPLLGRLTSDTNDDPAIALLDAWATVADVLTFYQERIANEGYLRTAKEHRSRVELARLVGYVPRPGVAASVYLAYTLDTNLTAQPGKEPSVTIPLGARVQTIPGPGELPQTFETADELEARSSWNNLKPRLTRPQRITPEDVENKLESLYFDGIATGLKTNDFLLFVFPNPAKQYFRRISMVHEPDILNKRTMVTLQPISQLRAIEKAVDPLIPNPPEKGKQEIQAEKTIRKILEIVKQETVANASPGERLTRISKNIETLEGILKRSRAGAMHDRLAKVVSTLNATIKKDRGGTEGEKEDGTSQIPTPETQYAQRLPSNLVYDVLANIPWPKDTALSDRLPTMSVEDNNPVTVYAFRVKASLFGHNAPKKAKGLNNKNVMCFEEWDIEREEKTKNAVYLDASYDKIAPKSWVMLEYSAQERVLVTPVDTVDAGISRAAYGITGKSSRMVLPSATGGNPWFQEEDGFEVLRETVIYGQSEELPLAAEPYVAPIGGEDSKRIELDGYVAELKPGRWLIVSGQEEDTSQTPDEIGLKDKLQSEVKIQGVKRSELVQLSDVQHGWSTLLQSEGKEKRLAPVPGDPVHTTLVLPTDLQYRYKRETVEISGNVVRATHGETRKEVLGSGDASKTLQRFSLSQKPLTYTAASTPSGSASSLRVYVNDVRWHEAERLTDLGPSDRAFVAQTDDEQKTTIVFGDGTNGARLPTGTENVKAEYRMGIGSGGNVEAERVRVLMTRPLGVKAVDNPMRASGGAEPDSKSADLMRDNASLGVMAFDRVVSVQDYEDFARSFAGIGTALVELLRHGRQQFIHLTIAGIDDGPIDGNSDLYTHLIDALRRYGDPHHQFSVSSRELLVLILSAKIVVHPDYQWGDVEQNVRATLLSQFSFEKRTLGQDAFLSEVITTIQKVRGVQYVDVDVFESVSQMQGEGRLRRPLTFPEIDREAKKIIEAKTTEGHPQPRIPVNVAAIVNGKVRPAQLAYIPSAVPNAIVLNERLT, encoded by the coding sequence ATGACAGAACCCAAAGATTGTTGGGAACCTGCTGAGACATTGACCCCACTCTCGGTGAGCAACCGGTCGGGATTGAACAGCCTGCGGTATCGAGTCGGTACGCACTCGGCGTTTCTTGCGAGTATGAAAGCCGCGCTCTCTCGTCGGGGGTTCCCGCTGCTCGGCAGACTGACCTCAGACACCAACGACGATCCGGCCATTGCACTCCTCGACGCGTGGGCCACTGTCGCTGATGTGCTGACGTTCTATCAAGAGCGGATCGCCAACGAAGGGTATCTTCGAACCGCGAAAGAACATCGTTCCCGTGTTGAGTTGGCTCGACTTGTGGGGTACGTGCCACGTCCCGGTGTGGCAGCGAGCGTGTATCTTGCGTATACGCTCGATACAAATCTTACCGCGCAGCCTGGGAAGGAGCCTTCCGTCACCATTCCTCTCGGTGCGCGCGTCCAAACTATTCCAGGCCCTGGAGAGCTGCCGCAAACGTTTGAAACCGCGGACGAGCTCGAAGCACGATCGAGTTGGAACAACCTGAAGCCACGTCTGACTCGCCCACAAAGAATCACTCCAGAAGATGTAGAAAATAAACTGGAGAGTTTGTATTTCGATGGCATCGCCACCGGGTTGAAAACCAACGATTTCTTGTTGTTCGTCTTCCCCAATCCAGCCAAGCAATACTTTCGACGAATCTCCATGGTTCACGAGCCGGATATCCTCAATAAGCGAACCATGGTGACTTTGCAGCCTATCTCACAGTTGAGGGCTATAGAAAAAGCGGTTGATCCACTCATCCCGAACCCTCCTGAAAAAGGCAAACAGGAAATCCAAGCTGAAAAGACCATACGAAAGATACTCGAAATCGTGAAACAAGAGACGGTCGCGAACGCGTCTCCAGGGGAACGTTTAACGCGAATCTCAAAGAACATTGAGACACTTGAGGGCATCCTGAAACGAAGCCGAGCGGGGGCGATGCATGACCGGCTCGCGAAAGTCGTCTCGACGCTCAACGCGACGATCAAGAAGGACCGTGGGGGAACAGAAGGGGAGAAAGAGGACGGAACCTCTCAGATTCCGACCCCAGAAACACAGTACGCACAACGTCTACCTTCCAACCTTGTCTATGACGTACTGGCAAATATTCCTTGGCCAAAGGACACGGCATTGTCCGACCGCCTGCCGACCATGAGCGTCGAGGATAATAATCCGGTGACGGTGTATGCGTTTCGAGTGAAGGCGTCGCTCTTTGGTCATAACGCGCCAAAGAAAGCAAAAGGGTTGAACAATAAAAATGTGATGTGTTTCGAGGAATGGGACATTGAACGAGAGGAGAAGACAAAAAACGCAGTTTATCTGGATGCGAGCTATGACAAGATCGCGCCGAAGAGTTGGGTGATGCTCGAATACAGCGCACAGGAACGTGTACTGGTCACTCCCGTCGACACTGTCGATGCCGGGATTTCGCGTGCTGCGTATGGGATCACTGGGAAAAGCAGTCGGATGGTGTTGCCTTCTGCGACTGGGGGCAATCCATGGTTCCAAGAAGAAGATGGGTTTGAGGTTCTTCGTGAAACAGTCATCTATGGGCAGAGTGAGGAACTCCCTCTGGCTGCCGAGCCCTACGTCGCTCCGATTGGGGGAGAAGATAGTAAGCGGATTGAACTCGATGGCTATGTGGCTGAACTGAAGCCCGGCCGCTGGCTGATCGTTTCCGGTCAGGAGGAAGATACCAGTCAAACGCCGGATGAAATTGGACTCAAGGACAAACTACAGAGCGAGGTCAAGATACAAGGGGTGAAGCGGAGTGAGCTCGTGCAGCTGTCTGATGTTCAGCATGGATGGTCGACCTTGCTGCAGAGTGAGGGGAAGGAGAAACGTCTAGCGCCTGTACCGGGTGACCCCGTTCATACCACCCTTGTTCTCCCGACCGATTTACAATACCGCTACAAACGGGAGACGGTCGAAATCTCCGGCAATGTCGTACGCGCGACTCACGGTGAGACTCGCAAGGAAGTGCTTGGGAGCGGCGACGCCAGCAAAACCCTGCAACGTTTCTCGTTATCTCAGAAACCCCTGACCTATACGGCAGCCTCCACACCCTCAGGCAGTGCGAGTTCCTTGAGAGTCTATGTGAATGACGTTCGTTGGCACGAAGCTGAGCGCTTGACCGATCTCGGCCCCAGTGACCGCGCGTTTGTGGCGCAGACAGACGATGAACAGAAGACGACCATTGTCTTTGGTGACGGCACGAATGGAGCGCGGCTCCCAACCGGCACAGAGAATGTGAAAGCCGAGTATCGGATGGGAATCGGCAGCGGCGGGAATGTCGAAGCCGAACGGGTTCGAGTTCTCATGACACGCCCGCTCGGCGTGAAAGCAGTGGACAATCCCATGCGGGCGTCCGGAGGAGCTGAACCCGACAGCAAGAGCGCCGATCTCATGCGGGACAATGCCTCGCTAGGGGTGATGGCGTTTGATCGTGTGGTATCGGTCCAAGACTACGAAGATTTTGCCCGCAGCTTTGCCGGGATCGGCACAGCACTGGTCGAGTTGTTGCGTCATGGGCGGCAACAATTCATTCATCTGACGATTGCCGGAATCGATGACGGTCCGATTGACGGAAACTCCGATCTCTATACACACCTGATCGACGCGTTGCGGCGGTACGGGGATCCCCATCACCAGTTTTCTGTCTCGTCGCGAGAGTTGCTTGTCCTCATCCTGTCGGCCAAGATTGTTGTGCACCCAGACTACCAATGGGGCGACGTTGAGCAGAATGTCCGTGCAACCTTGCTCTCACAGTTCAGTTTTGAGAAACGCACCTTGGGCCAAGACGCATTTCTCAGCGAGGTGATCACGACGATCCAGAAGGTGCGCGGCGTGCAGTACGTCGATGTCGATGTATTTGAAAGTGTTTCCCAGATGCAAGGCGAAGGAAGACTGCGGCGCCCATTGACCTTTCCTGAGATCGATCGGGAGGCCAAAAAGATTATTGAAGCAAAGACGACGGAGGGCCATCCACAACCACGTATTCCTGTGAATGTCGCCGCGATCGTGAATGGGAAAGTTCGTCCCGCACAGTTGGCCTATATCCCTTCCGCGGTGCCGAATGCGATTGTTCTGAACGAGAGGTTGACATGA
- a CDS encoding putative baseplate assembly protein: protein MDSGVMCHDDRRREEVRQADLNGLDYVEVSNDGRVLDVYLLGKLTGDVSASNIRIDGGVRIKNIVVTDVKPVRTQDQKRDDVLRVFSNMRGDSSTYTLHVVEADEYNRPGTEPLKGFDARYAKVDFTFYGAAPTRSVYSSSQAAPVSRDEPEINYLAKDYASFRQLILDRLAIVAPAWQERHVPDLGLTLVEVLAYIGDQLSYYQDAVATEAYLNTARQRISVRRHLRLIDYSLHDGCNARSWVCIETAGDMTLEPTDVYFVSDTNQTMTSRDFVMSGRDMGEVPSSQYEVFEILENRALRKEHNCILFYTWGNRVCVLPVGATSATLYDGYCGEARKLALEQLRAGDVLIFEEVKSPRTGHMADADPNHRHAVRLTKVTPGCDELHAQPVVHIEWAREDALPFPLVISAIGDAPGCKLIEDVTVARGNVVLVDHGRTVTGKESWIVSAQDEPTECEGEGQPADRVVQAAPFHPALTQSPVTQGVPFPERRMIAQAQALVLDQIIRDLRLRVVEIWRAVQKRERDAQERHELSLLSDEFETLKMVFGEEVLAHFDILQGEGAEAHLSKALKKLLLREGRLLMPFVSRSVMFSQRSPFAQKIRRLTTLRERAYSGYCLTDRDAQEVGAMFGQQYEEWLKPTNPRLYGSAQQAIRQDVGEALPFLTVREEHEGKEQEGKEQEGEGQESKNQDEKEWRPRRDLLNSRREDRHVVVEVDDREIAHLRFGNGDLGRPVQPSVALRATYRVGNGAKGNVVAEAISHLVYRSTVVSGSSVLRVRNPLPAQGGSDPEPIATAKLKAPASLRSHIERAVVAEDYVHLAKRNPKVQRAAAELRSAHGWYEVRVFIDPLHGFVLEDGLRDELARDLHAYRRIGHEVVVLPAHYVPLEIALTVTIHAHQLRDHVLQELRAALGTGVRPDGPKGFFHPDLLTFGDSIYLSRLVATAQAVPGVLSVEVTRLCRLFYPPAREIEDGVLPIGPFEVARLDNDPNRPELGRLALTITGGR from the coding sequence CTATCTCTTGGGAAAGCTGACTGGTGACGTATCCGCCTCCAATATTCGTATTGATGGGGGAGTGCGCATCAAGAATATTGTCGTCACGGACGTTAAGCCTGTCCGTACCCAAGACCAAAAGCGCGATGATGTCTTGCGGGTTTTCTCCAATATGCGGGGAGACTCCTCGACGTACACGCTGCATGTCGTTGAAGCAGATGAGTATAACCGACCCGGGACGGAACCGCTGAAAGGATTTGATGCTCGATATGCCAAAGTGGACTTCACATTTTACGGAGCGGCGCCGACCAGATCAGTGTATTCTTCCAGCCAAGCAGCCCCGGTCTCTCGTGATGAACCGGAGATCAACTACCTCGCCAAGGACTACGCGAGTTTTCGCCAACTGATTCTCGATCGTCTTGCGATCGTTGCGCCGGCATGGCAAGAGCGGCATGTTCCCGACTTGGGACTGACCCTTGTTGAGGTGCTGGCCTATATCGGCGACCAACTGAGCTACTACCAAGATGCCGTAGCGACCGAAGCCTATCTCAATACAGCCCGGCAACGCATTTCCGTGCGCCGTCATCTGCGGCTGATCGATTATTCGCTGCACGATGGATGTAATGCCCGCAGCTGGGTCTGTATTGAAACGGCCGGCGATATGACGCTCGAGCCCACAGATGTCTATTTTGTTTCAGACACGAATCAGACCATGACCAGCCGCGACTTCGTCATGTCTGGAAGAGATATGGGAGAGGTGCCCTCAAGCCAATACGAGGTGTTTGAGATTCTTGAGAATCGAGCGCTGCGTAAGGAGCACAATTGTATCCTCTTCTATACGTGGGGTAACCGGGTCTGTGTGTTGCCTGTCGGGGCGACGTCGGCCACTCTTTACGATGGCTATTGTGGCGAAGCTCGCAAACTGGCACTGGAGCAACTGCGTGCGGGCGATGTACTGATCTTTGAAGAAGTGAAAAGCCCTCGGACAGGTCACATGGCTGATGCGGATCCTAATCATCGACACGCAGTTCGGTTGACGAAGGTGACGCCTGGTTGTGATGAGCTGCATGCTCAGCCGGTGGTCCATATTGAATGGGCTCGTGAGGATGCCCTTCCCTTTCCCCTCGTGATTTCAGCAATCGGCGACGCACCAGGCTGCAAATTGATTGAGGACGTGACGGTTGCGCGGGGCAATGTCGTACTCGTGGACCATGGGCGTACGGTCACTGGGAAGGAGTCTTGGATTGTCTCGGCACAGGACGAACCGACGGAGTGTGAAGGGGAAGGACAGCCGGCGGACAGGGTCGTGCAAGCGGCGCCGTTTCATCCCGCCCTTACCCAGAGCCCTGTCACTCAGGGTGTTCCATTTCCCGAGAGAAGAATGATCGCCCAGGCACAAGCTCTGGTTCTTGATCAGATCATCCGCGATCTCAGGCTTCGAGTCGTGGAGATTTGGCGTGCCGTGCAGAAGCGAGAACGGGACGCTCAAGAACGACATGAGTTGAGCCTGTTGTCCGATGAGTTTGAAACCCTGAAGATGGTTTTTGGGGAAGAGGTCCTTGCCCATTTTGACATCCTGCAGGGCGAAGGGGCCGAAGCCCACCTGAGCAAAGCGTTGAAGAAACTCCTGCTTCGCGAAGGCCGGCTACTGATGCCCTTCGTATCTCGCAGTGTGATGTTCTCGCAGAGATCTCCCTTCGCGCAGAAAATACGCCGTCTCACCACCCTGCGTGAACGTGCGTATTCTGGATACTGTCTGACCGATCGTGATGCTCAAGAGGTGGGAGCCATGTTTGGGCAGCAATACGAAGAGTGGCTGAAGCCGACCAATCCGCGCCTGTATGGCTCCGCACAGCAGGCGATACGGCAAGATGTAGGTGAGGCGCTGCCGTTCCTCACGGTCAGGGAGGAGCACGAAGGGAAGGAACAAGAAGGCAAAGAACAGGAAGGGGAGGGACAAGAAAGCAAGAATCAAGATGAGAAGGAGTGGAGACCACGACGCGACTTGCTGAACAGCCGGCGAGAGGATCGACATGTGGTCGTTGAGGTCGATGACCGAGAGATCGCCCATCTGCGGTTCGGTAACGGCGACCTTGGACGGCCTGTGCAACCGAGTGTTGCCCTGAGGGCAACCTATAGAGTCGGAAATGGAGCGAAAGGGAATGTTGTCGCCGAAGCGATTTCTCATCTAGTGTATCGTTCCACCGTTGTTTCTGGCTCGAGTGTTCTCCGGGTACGAAATCCTCTTCCGGCACAGGGAGGCTCCGACCCTGAACCGATTGCCACGGCCAAACTGAAGGCACCGGCAAGTCTTCGATCTCATATCGAGCGAGCCGTGGTTGCCGAAGACTATGTGCATCTGGCGAAACGGAACCCGAAGGTGCAGCGCGCTGCGGCTGAACTACGCTCGGCGCATGGTTGGTATGAAGTTCGCGTGTTTATCGACCCGCTGCACGGCTTTGTGCTTGAGGATGGGCTACGCGATGAACTAGCCAGAGATCTGCACGCTTATCGACGCATCGGTCATGAGGTGGTCGTGCTGCCTGCCCACTATGTGCCGTTGGAGATTGCGCTGACCGTGACGATTCATGCGCACCAACTCCGGGACCACGTGCTCCAAGAGCTCCGTGCTGCGCTCGGAACCGGGGTACGTCCTGATGGACCAAAAGGATTCTTTCATCCCGATCTTCTCACGTTCGGCGACAGTATCTATCTCAGCCGCCTCGTGGCTACGGCCCAGGCCGTGCCCGGTGTCCTCAGCGTCGAAGTGACCCGACTGTGCCGCTTGTTTTACCCGCCGGCCAGAGAGATCGAAGACGGGGTGTTACCGATTGGTCCCTTCGAAGTCGCTCGTTTAGACAATGATCCAAATCGTCCGGAGCTGGGGAGACTGGCATTGACGATTACAGGTGGACGATGA